One genomic region from Apodemus sylvaticus chromosome 1, mApoSyl1.1, whole genome shotgun sequence encodes:
- the LOC127683887 gene encoding pregnancy-specific glycoprotein 22-like, which produces MEVSSEHLDKGCNPWRRLLLTASLLTCCLLPTIAQVTVEYSPSHVVEGENVVLRVDSLPENLRTIVWFKEETDSRHAIILYSLAYDLLVTGHVHSGRERLSRNGSLWIENVTQKDTGFYILQTRREHGEIVSNVPVYIQVHSSRYICGRPSPPVQPTVESVPPSVAEGGSILLLVHNLPEHLQSFFWYKGLIVFNKVEIARYRTAKNSSELGPAHSGRETVFSNGSLLLQNVTWKDTGFYTLRTLNMHKKMELAHFYLQVDTSLSLCCDPLTSAQLTIEPVPVHAAEGGSVLLQVRNLPEELQTFSWYKGVYSTEAFKITEYSVATKSISSGRAHSRREKGYTNGSLLLQNVTEKDSGLYTLVTTDSNFKIETAHVQVNVHKLATQPFMRATASSVRVQSSVVFTCFSDITGVSIRWLFNNHSLQLTERMTLSPSKCQLRIHAVREEDAGAYQCEAFNPVSSKPSLPVSLVVTKE; this is translated from the exons ATGGAGGTGTCCTCTGAGCATCTTGACAAGGGCTGTAACCCCTGGAGGAGGCTCCTGCTCACAG cctccctcttaacctgctgcctcctgcccaCCATTGCACAAGTCACCGTGGAATATTCACCATCCCACGTGGTTGAAGGAGAAAATGTTGTTCTACGTGTTGACAGTCTGCCAGAGAATCTTCGAACCATTGTCTGGTTCAAAGAGGAGACAGACTCGAGGCACGCAATAATACTGTATTCGCTGGCCTATGACCTACTTGTGACAGGGCATGTGCACAGTGGTAGAGAGAGATTGTCCAGAAATGGGTCCCTGTGGATCGAAAATGTCACCCAGAAGGACACAGGATTCTACATTCTTCAAACCAGAAGGGAACATGGAGAAATTGTATCAAATGTACCCGTGTATATTCAAGTGCACT CCTCTCGCTACATCTGCGGCCGTCCATCTCCACCTGTACAGCCCACTGTTGAGTCAGTGCCGCCCAGCGTTGCTGAGGGGGGAAGCATTCTTCTCCTTGTTCACAATCTTCCAGAGCATCTTCAGTCCTTCTTCTGGTACAAAGGGCTGATTGTATTCAACAAGGTTGAGATTGCCCGCTACAGAACAGCCAAGAATTCAAGTGAGCTGGGCCCTGCCCACAGTGGTCGAGAAACGGTGTTCAGCAATGGCTCCCTGTTGCTGCAGAATGTCACCTGGAAAGACACGGGATTCTACACCCTACGAACTCTGAATATGCATAAGAAAATGGAATTAGCACACTTTTACCTCCAGGTGGACA cctccctttccttGTGCTGTGACCCTCTCACCTCTGCCCAACTCACGATCGAGCCAGTGCCAGTACATGCTGCTGAAGGGGGCAGTGTTCTTCTCCAGGTCCGTAATCTGCCAGAAGAGCTGCAAACCTTTTCCTGGTACAAAGGAGTGTATAGCACTGAGGCCTTTAAAATTACAGAATACAGCGTAGCGACGAAGTCCATCTCTAGCGGCCGTGCacacagcagaagagagaaagggtaCACCAATGGATCCCTGCTGCTCCAGAATGTCACCGAGAAGGACTCGGGCTTGTACACACTCGTAACGACAGACAGCAATTTCAAAATTGAAACAGCACACGTACAAGTCAACGTGCACA AGCTTGCCACACAGCCTTTCATGAGAGCCACGGCCAGCAGCGTCAGAGTGCAGAGCTCAGTGGTCTTCACTTGCTTCTCAGACATCACTGGGGTCTCCATCCGTTGGCTCTTCAATAATCACAGTCTGCAGCTCACAGAGAGGATGACCCTGTCCCCGTCAAAGTGCCAACTCAGGATTCATGCTGTCAGGGAGGAGGATGCTGGAGCGTATCAATGTGAGGCCTTCAACCCAGTCAGCTCGAAGCCCAGTCTCCCTGTCAGCCTGGTGGTGACGAAGGAGTGA